DNA from Amycolatopsis sp. DSM 110486:
TGATCCTTCTCGACGTCGACCAGTCGGTACGGGAGCCGGTTGCGCGCCACGAACTCCAGCAGCCGCCTGGTATCGGGGGAATAGCAGGAGCCGACGATCCGCATCCCGTGGCCGGACCCGATCAGGAGTGCCCGTCGCACGAGGTAGGCACGCAGGATCAGGTCGCCAAGCACAGGATCGCCGAGCACCAGGCGCCGCAACGCGCTCACCGGGATGGCGAGCACCTCGCCGGACTCGGCGGCAACGGCGCCGACGAACGCGGGCTGCTCTTCGAGCAGGCCGAGTTCGCCCAGGAACCGGTGGTGTCCGTGCACGCGCACAACCTTTGCGTCGCCTCCGGTTCCCTCCACGACGGCAACCTTGCCGCTCAAGATCACAAAGAACTCGGAAGTCTGTTCCCCTTGCGCGTACAGCACCTCGCCCGCCTGGACCGGACGACGTTCACCACCTGCGCCGAGTGTGCGGATCTGCTCGTCCGTGAGCCGGGGGAATGCTCCGTACGGATCCGGGGTCTCGGTAAGCGGCGCGCCGACCTCGATCCGGGTCGCGGCTGTCATACGAATGCCTGATCGACGTAGCACCAGCGCCAGGTCTCGCCGGGCTCGAACGAGCGCACGATCGGATGTCCGATGGCGTGGGCGTGACTACTGGCGTGCTTCATCGGCGACGAGTCGCAGCAGCCGACGTGCCCGCACGTCAGGCACAGCCGCAAATGCAGCCACGACGTGCCGGCGACCAGGCACTCCTCGCAACCCTGCGGGGTTCGCGGCACGACGTCTCGTACGAACTCGAGATGCCGGTCGACGACACTGGTCATCACAGGTCACCTTCCTCGCTCATGGCTGGCCTCGTGAGCACTTTCCGGTTGCGCTATCGCCTGATCGAGCCACTCGCGCAGCACGTTCACGGGCGCAGCTCCCGCCTGCCGCGCGACTACCTCACCGCCGCGCAGCACCATGAGCGTCGGCACGGCCTTCACGTCAAACCGCTGCGACAGCCTCGGTGCCCTGTCCACGTCGACCTTCACGAGCTTGACCTTCCCGGCCCGCTCCCGTGCGAGCTGGGCCAGCGCGGGGCTGACCTGGCGGCAAGGCCCGCACCAGGCGGCCCAGAGGTCGACCAGCACCGGCATCGTGGCCTGCTCCGCGACTTCCGCGAAGTCGGTCTCGCTGGTGTCGACGATCCAGGGCAGCGGCTCGTGGCAATGCCCGCACGTCGGCTTGCCCGCGGCAGCCGTCGGTACGCGGTTCTTGTGCCCGCAGTGTTCGCAGACGACCGTGCCGGTGCTGCCGGTGTCGGTGCTCATGCCGCGAACCTCCCTTCGCCCCCGCCGAAGGTGACGACGAGCTCGCCGTCCTTGGCGTCGACGGTGATCACCAGCCCCTCGGTCGGTTCACCGCGCAGAAGCGTGCGGCCGATCTTGGTCTCGACCTCGTGGGAGATGTACCGGCGCAGCGGCCGGGCGCCGTACACGGGGTCGAAACCGTGCTGGGCGATGAGCTTCCTCGCCTCTGCGGTGAGCTCGACCGAGATGCCCTGTTCGTCCAGCCGCTGGCGCAGCTCGTCGAACTGCAGGTCGACGATGCGCTCGATCTCGGCCGGTCCGAGCGGGGTGAACAGCACGATGTCGTCGACGCGGTTGAGGAACTCCGGCCGGAAGTGGTGCCGCAGCCCGGCCAGCACGGCGTCCCGGGCATCCGGCTTGATCTCGCCGGTGGAGGTGACCCCGTCGAGCAGGTGCTGCGAGCCGATGTTGGAGGTCATGATGATCACCGTGTTGCGGAAGTCGACGGTGCGGCCCTGCGCGTCGGTGATCCGGCCGTCGTCGAGCACCTGGAGCAGCGTATTGAACACGTCCGGGTGCGCCTTCTCGATCTCGTCGAACAGCACGACCGAGTAAGGCTTGCGCCGCACGGCTTCGG
Protein-coding regions in this window:
- a CDS encoding ubiquitin carboxyl-terminal hydrolase 14; this encodes MTSVVDRHLEFVRDVVPRTPQGCEECLVAGTSWLHLRLCLTCGHVGCCDSSPMKHASSHAHAIGHPIVRSFEPGETWRWCYVDQAFV
- the trxA gene encoding thioredoxin, which translates into the protein MSTDTGSTGTVVCEHCGHKNRVPTAAAGKPTCGHCHEPLPWIVDTSETDFAEVAEQATMPVLVDLWAAWCGPCRQVSPALAQLARERAGKVKLVKVDVDRAPRLSQRFDVKAVPTLMVLRGGEVVARQAGAAPVNVLREWLDQAIAQPESAHEASHERGR